A single region of the Vidua macroura isolate BioBank_ID:100142 chromosome 12, ASM2450914v1, whole genome shotgun sequence genome encodes:
- the HDDC3 gene encoding guanosine-3',5'-bis(diphosphate) 3'-pyrophosphohydrolase MESH1, translating into MSSGAAGMGSGAAEMGSGELGMGSGATGMGSGELGMGSGAAGMGSEVARLLEAVDFAARKHKDQRRMDPEGTPYINHPIAVARILAHEAGVTDAVVLQAALLHDTVEDTDTTFSEIEQRFGAAVRSVVEEVTDDKSLPKAERKRLQIERAPVCSRRAKLVKLADKLHNLRDLNRCTPQGWSEERVQEYFRWAARVVSGLRGTSAALEGALQRLFQERGVPT; encoded by the exons ATGAGCTCCGGGGCAGCGGGGATGGGCTCCGGGGCAGCGGAGATGGGCTCCGGGGAACTGGGGATGGGCTCCGGGGCAACGGGGATGGGCTCCGGGGAACTGGGGATGGGCTCCGGGGCAGCGGGGATGGGCTCCGAGGTGGCGCGGCTGCTGGAGGCGGTGGACTTCGCAGCCAGGAAACACAAGGATCAGCGGCGGATGGATCCCGAGGGCACCCCCTACATCAACCACCCCATCG CCGTCGCCAGGATCCTGGCGCACGAGGCCGGCGTGACGGACGCGGTGGTGCTGCAG GCCGCCCTCCTGCACGACACCGTGGAGGACACGGACACCACGTTCTCGGAGATCGAGCAGCGGTTCGGCGCGGCGGTGCGGAGCGTGGTGGAGGAGGTGACGGACGACAAGAGCCTGCCCAAGGCGGAGCGCAAGCGGCTGCAGATCGAGCGCGCTCCCGTTTGCAGCCGCCGGGCCAAGCTGGTCAAGCTGGCGGACAAGCTGCACAACCTGCGGGACCTGAACCGCTGCACCCCGCAAG GCTGGTCGGAGGAGCGCGTGCAGGAGTACTTCCGGTGGGCGGCGCGCGTGGTGTCCGGGCTGCGCGGGACCAGCGCGGCCCTGGAGGGGGCGCTGCAGCGCCTGTTCCAGGAGCGCGGCGTGCCCACGTGA
- the VPS33B gene encoding vacuolar protein sorting-associated protein 33B isoform X1: MALAGRRDAPEPPDFGILKRLARDQLVYLLEQLPGKKDLFIEADLMSPLDRIANVSILKQHDVDKLYKVESRPGPGASDQFCFLVRPRVRTMRFIADIVNADKMSGRSRKYKIIFSPQKFYACEMVLEEEGVFGDVTCDEWSFYLLPLDEDIISMELPEFFRDYFLEGDHRWINPVARALQLLSSLYGPFGRTYGIGRCAKMSYELWRDLEEESESEGQGRKPEIGHVFLMDRDTDYVTALCSQVVYEGLVDDTFRIKCGSVDFGPDVTSSDKSIKVLLNSQDKVFSQIRNEHFSSVFGFLSQKSRSLQAQYDRRRGMDIKQMKDFVSQELKGLKQEHRLLSLHIGACESIMKKKTKQDFQETIKAEHSLLEGFDIRESTSFIEEHIDRQVSPVESLRLMCLLSITENGLIPKDYRSLKTQYLQSYGPEHLLTFHNLKRIGLLTEQSAGETLTAVESKVSKLVTDRAAGKITDAFNSLARKSNFRAISKKLGLIPRLDGEYDLKMPRDMAYVFGGSYVPLSCKIIEQVLERRGWQGLEEVVRLLNGNEFSVSDSAAEDNPAWESQRVVLAVFLGGCTFSEIAALRFLGKERGCKFIFLTTAITNSARMMEAMIEAKA, encoded by the exons ATGGCGCTCGCCGGGCGGCGCGACGCGCCCGAGCCGCCGGACTTCGGGATCCTGAAGCGGCTGGCGCGAGACCAGCTCGTCtacctgctggagcag CTCCCCGGGAAGAAGGACCTGTTCATCGAGGCCGACCTGATGAGCCCCCTGGACCGCATCGCCAACGTGTCCATCCTGAAG CAGCACGACGTGGACAAGCTGTACAAGGTGGAGAGCCGGCCGGGCCCCGGCGCCAGCGACCA GTTCTGCTTCCTGGTGCGGCCGCGGGTCCGGACCATGAGGTTCATCGCCG ATATTGTCAACGCTGACAAGATGTCGGGGAGGAGCAGGAAGTACAAAATCATCTTCAGCCCCCAGAAG tTCTATGCTTGCGAGATGGTGCTGGAGGAAGAAGGGGTCTTTGGTG ATGTCACCTGCGATGAATGGTCCTTCTACCTGCTGCCCCTGGATGAAGACATCATCAGCATGGAGCTGCCCGAGTTCTTCCGCGACTACTTTCTG GAGGGAGATCACCGTTGGATCAACCCCGTCGCCAGAGCCCTGCAGTTGCTGAGCTCCCTTTACGGCCCCTTTGGGAGGACCTACGGCATCGGCCGCTGTGCCAAG ATGAGCTACGAGCTGTGGCGGGACTTGGAGGAAGAGAGCGAGAGCGAAGGCCAGGGCAGGAAGCCTGAGATTGGACACGTCTTCCTCATGGACAGAG ACACCGACTACGTGACAGCGCTCTGCTCACAAGTGGTCTACGAGGGGCTCGTGGACGACACCTTCCGCATCAAGTGTG GCAGTGTGGATTTTGGGCCAGATGTCACCTCTTCCGACAAGAGTATTAAAGTGCTGCTCAATTCCCAGGACAAA GTGTTCAGCCAGATTCGGAACGAGCACTTCTCCAGCGTGTTTGGCTTCCTGAGCCAGAAGTCGCGGAGCCTGCAGGCACAGTACGAC CGGCGCCGGGGCATGGACATCAAGCAGATGAAGGACTTCGtgtcccaggagctgaaggGACTGAAGCAGGAGCATCGCCTGCTGAGCCTGC ATATCGGTGCCTGTGAGTCgatcatgaaaaagaaaaccaagcaggACTTCCAAGAGACCATCAAGGCTGAACACT cactgctggagggCTTTGACATCCGTGAGAGCACCAGCTTCATCGAAGAGCACATTGACCGGCAG GTGTCCCCCGTCGAGAGCCTGCGCCTCATGTGCCTCCTGTCCATCACAGAAAATG GGCTCATCCCCAAGGACTACCGCTCCCTGAAAACCCAGTACCTGCAG AGCTACGGGCCCGAGCACCTGCTGACCTTCCACAACCTCAAGCGCATCGGGCTGCTGACCGAGCAGTCAGCTGGGGAGACCCTGACAGCCGTGGAGAGCAAAGTCAGCAAGCTGGTGACAGACCGTGCTGCGG GAAAGATCACAGATGCATTCAATTCTTTGGCCAGGAAGAGTAATTTCCGAGCCATAAGCAAGAAGCTGGGGTTG ATCCCTCGGCTGGATGGTGAGTATGACCTCAAAATGCCTCGGGACATGGCGTACGTTTTTGGCGGGTCCTACGTGCCCCTGAGCTGCAAGATCATCGAGCAG GTGCTGGAGCGCCGCGGctggcagggcctggaggaggtCGTGCGGCTGCTCAACGGCAACGAGTTCTCTGTCTCAG ACAGCGCTGCGGAGGACAACCCCGCCTGGGAGTCCCAGCGTGTTGTCCTCGCCGTCTTCCTGGGGGGCTGCACCTTCTCTGAAATTGCGGCCCTGCGCTTCCTGGGCAAGGAGAGAG GGTGCAAGTTCATCTTCCTGACCACGGCCATCACCAACAGCGCCCGCATGATGGAGGCCATGATCGAGGCCAAGGCCTGA
- the VPS33B gene encoding vacuolar protein sorting-associated protein 33B isoform X3, with product MALAGRRDAPEPPDFGILKRLARDQLVYLLEQLPGKKDLFIEADLMSPLDRIANVSILKQHDVDKLYKVESRPGPGASDQFCFLVRPRVRTMRFIADIVNADKMSGRSRKYKIIFSPQKFYACEMVLEEEGVFGDVTCDEWSFYLLPLDEDIISMELPEFFRDYFLEGDHRWINPVARALQLLSSLYGPFGRTYGIGRCAKMSYELWRDLEEESESEGQGRKPEIGHVFLMDRDTDYVTALCSQVVYEGLVDDTFRIKCGSVDFGPDVTSSDKSIKVLLNSQDKVFSQIRNEHFSSVFGFLSQKSRSLQAQYDRRRGMDIKQMKDFVSQELKGLKQEHRLLSLHIGACESIMKKKTKQDFQETIKAEHSLLEGFDIRESTSFIEEHIDRQVSPVESLRLMCLLSITENGLIPKDYRSLKTQYLQSYGPEHLLTFHNLKRIGLLTEQSAGETLTAVESKVSKLVTDRAAGKITDAFNSLARKSNFRAISKKLGLIPRLDGEYDLKMPRDMAYVFGGSYVPLSCKIIEQVRGGRGGGAGSRHGLQRSSPSRQRCGGQPRLGVPACCPRRLPGGLHLL from the exons ATGGCGCTCGCCGGGCGGCGCGACGCGCCCGAGCCGCCGGACTTCGGGATCCTGAAGCGGCTGGCGCGAGACCAGCTCGTCtacctgctggagcag CTCCCCGGGAAGAAGGACCTGTTCATCGAGGCCGACCTGATGAGCCCCCTGGACCGCATCGCCAACGTGTCCATCCTGAAG CAGCACGACGTGGACAAGCTGTACAAGGTGGAGAGCCGGCCGGGCCCCGGCGCCAGCGACCA GTTCTGCTTCCTGGTGCGGCCGCGGGTCCGGACCATGAGGTTCATCGCCG ATATTGTCAACGCTGACAAGATGTCGGGGAGGAGCAGGAAGTACAAAATCATCTTCAGCCCCCAGAAG tTCTATGCTTGCGAGATGGTGCTGGAGGAAGAAGGGGTCTTTGGTG ATGTCACCTGCGATGAATGGTCCTTCTACCTGCTGCCCCTGGATGAAGACATCATCAGCATGGAGCTGCCCGAGTTCTTCCGCGACTACTTTCTG GAGGGAGATCACCGTTGGATCAACCCCGTCGCCAGAGCCCTGCAGTTGCTGAGCTCCCTTTACGGCCCCTTTGGGAGGACCTACGGCATCGGCCGCTGTGCCAAG ATGAGCTACGAGCTGTGGCGGGACTTGGAGGAAGAGAGCGAGAGCGAAGGCCAGGGCAGGAAGCCTGAGATTGGACACGTCTTCCTCATGGACAGAG ACACCGACTACGTGACAGCGCTCTGCTCACAAGTGGTCTACGAGGGGCTCGTGGACGACACCTTCCGCATCAAGTGTG GCAGTGTGGATTTTGGGCCAGATGTCACCTCTTCCGACAAGAGTATTAAAGTGCTGCTCAATTCCCAGGACAAA GTGTTCAGCCAGATTCGGAACGAGCACTTCTCCAGCGTGTTTGGCTTCCTGAGCCAGAAGTCGCGGAGCCTGCAGGCACAGTACGAC CGGCGCCGGGGCATGGACATCAAGCAGATGAAGGACTTCGtgtcccaggagctgaaggGACTGAAGCAGGAGCATCGCCTGCTGAGCCTGC ATATCGGTGCCTGTGAGTCgatcatgaaaaagaaaaccaagcaggACTTCCAAGAGACCATCAAGGCTGAACACT cactgctggagggCTTTGACATCCGTGAGAGCACCAGCTTCATCGAAGAGCACATTGACCGGCAG GTGTCCCCCGTCGAGAGCCTGCGCCTCATGTGCCTCCTGTCCATCACAGAAAATG GGCTCATCCCCAAGGACTACCGCTCCCTGAAAACCCAGTACCTGCAG AGCTACGGGCCCGAGCACCTGCTGACCTTCCACAACCTCAAGCGCATCGGGCTGCTGACCGAGCAGTCAGCTGGGGAGACCCTGACAGCCGTGGAGAGCAAAGTCAGCAAGCTGGTGACAGACCGTGCTGCGG GAAAGATCACAGATGCATTCAATTCTTTGGCCAGGAAGAGTAATTTCCGAGCCATAAGCAAGAAGCTGGGGTTG ATCCCTCGGCTGGATGGTGAGTATGACCTCAAAATGCCTCGGGACATGGCGTACGTTTTTGGCGGGTCCTACGTGCCCCTGAGCTGCAAGATCATCGAGCAG GTAcgggggggccggggcggcggggctggcaGCCGGCACGGCCTACAGCGCTCTTCCCCATCCAGACAGCGCTGCGGAGGACAACCCCGCCTGGGAGTCCCAGCGTGTTGTCCTCGCCGTCTTCCTGGGGGGCTGCACCTTCTCTGA
- the VPS33B gene encoding vacuolar protein sorting-associated protein 33B isoform X4 encodes MALAGRRDAPEPPDFGILKRLARDQLVYLLEQLPGKKDLFIEADLMSPLDRIANVSILKQHDVDKLYKVESRPGPGASDQFCFLVRPRVRTMRFIADIVNADKMSGRSRKYKIIFSPQKFYACEMVLEEEGVFGDVTCDEWSFYLLPLDEDIISMELPEFFRDYFLEGDHRWINPVARALQLLSSLYGPFGRTYGIGRCAKMSYELWRDLEEESESEGQGRKPEIGHVFLMDRDTDYVTALCSQVVYEGLVDDTFRIKCGSVDFGPDVTSSDKSIKVLLNSQDKVFSQIRNEHFSSVFGFLSQKSRSLQAQYDRRRGMDIKQMKDFVSQELKGLKQEHRLLSLHIGACESIMKKKTKQDFQETIKAEHSLLEGFDIRESTSFIEEHIDRQVSPVESLRLMCLLSITENGLIPKDYRSLKTQYLQSYGPEHLLTFHNLKRIGLLTEQSAGETLTAVESKVSKLVTDRAAGKITDAFNSLARKSNFRAISKKLGLIPRLDGEYDLKMPRDMAYVFGGSYVPLSCKIIEQTALRRTTPPGSPSVLSSPSSWGAAPSLKLRPCASWARREGASSSS; translated from the exons ATGGCGCTCGCCGGGCGGCGCGACGCGCCCGAGCCGCCGGACTTCGGGATCCTGAAGCGGCTGGCGCGAGACCAGCTCGTCtacctgctggagcag CTCCCCGGGAAGAAGGACCTGTTCATCGAGGCCGACCTGATGAGCCCCCTGGACCGCATCGCCAACGTGTCCATCCTGAAG CAGCACGACGTGGACAAGCTGTACAAGGTGGAGAGCCGGCCGGGCCCCGGCGCCAGCGACCA GTTCTGCTTCCTGGTGCGGCCGCGGGTCCGGACCATGAGGTTCATCGCCG ATATTGTCAACGCTGACAAGATGTCGGGGAGGAGCAGGAAGTACAAAATCATCTTCAGCCCCCAGAAG tTCTATGCTTGCGAGATGGTGCTGGAGGAAGAAGGGGTCTTTGGTG ATGTCACCTGCGATGAATGGTCCTTCTACCTGCTGCCCCTGGATGAAGACATCATCAGCATGGAGCTGCCCGAGTTCTTCCGCGACTACTTTCTG GAGGGAGATCACCGTTGGATCAACCCCGTCGCCAGAGCCCTGCAGTTGCTGAGCTCCCTTTACGGCCCCTTTGGGAGGACCTACGGCATCGGCCGCTGTGCCAAG ATGAGCTACGAGCTGTGGCGGGACTTGGAGGAAGAGAGCGAGAGCGAAGGCCAGGGCAGGAAGCCTGAGATTGGACACGTCTTCCTCATGGACAGAG ACACCGACTACGTGACAGCGCTCTGCTCACAAGTGGTCTACGAGGGGCTCGTGGACGACACCTTCCGCATCAAGTGTG GCAGTGTGGATTTTGGGCCAGATGTCACCTCTTCCGACAAGAGTATTAAAGTGCTGCTCAATTCCCAGGACAAA GTGTTCAGCCAGATTCGGAACGAGCACTTCTCCAGCGTGTTTGGCTTCCTGAGCCAGAAGTCGCGGAGCCTGCAGGCACAGTACGAC CGGCGCCGGGGCATGGACATCAAGCAGATGAAGGACTTCGtgtcccaggagctgaaggGACTGAAGCAGGAGCATCGCCTGCTGAGCCTGC ATATCGGTGCCTGTGAGTCgatcatgaaaaagaaaaccaagcaggACTTCCAAGAGACCATCAAGGCTGAACACT cactgctggagggCTTTGACATCCGTGAGAGCACCAGCTTCATCGAAGAGCACATTGACCGGCAG GTGTCCCCCGTCGAGAGCCTGCGCCTCATGTGCCTCCTGTCCATCACAGAAAATG GGCTCATCCCCAAGGACTACCGCTCCCTGAAAACCCAGTACCTGCAG AGCTACGGGCCCGAGCACCTGCTGACCTTCCACAACCTCAAGCGCATCGGGCTGCTGACCGAGCAGTCAGCTGGGGAGACCCTGACAGCCGTGGAGAGCAAAGTCAGCAAGCTGGTGACAGACCGTGCTGCGG GAAAGATCACAGATGCATTCAATTCTTTGGCCAGGAAGAGTAATTTCCGAGCCATAAGCAAGAAGCTGGGGTTG ATCCCTCGGCTGGATGGTGAGTATGACCTCAAAATGCCTCGGGACATGGCGTACGTTTTTGGCGGGTCCTACGTGCCCCTGAGCTGCAAGATCATCGAGCAG ACAGCGCTGCGGAGGACAACCCCGCCTGGGAGTCCCAGCGTGTTGTCCTCGCCGTCTTCCTGGGGGGCTGCACCTTCTCTGAAATTGCGGCCCTGCGCTTCCTGGGCAAGGAGAGAG GGTGCAAGTTCATCTTCCTGA
- the VPS33B gene encoding vacuolar protein sorting-associated protein 33B isoform X2 has translation MALAGRRDAPEPPDFGILKRLARDQLVYLLEQLPGKKDLFIEADLMSPLDRIANVSILKHDVDKLYKVESRPGPGASDQFCFLVRPRVRTMRFIADIVNADKMSGRSRKYKIIFSPQKFYACEMVLEEEGVFGDVTCDEWSFYLLPLDEDIISMELPEFFRDYFLEGDHRWINPVARALQLLSSLYGPFGRTYGIGRCAKMSYELWRDLEEESESEGQGRKPEIGHVFLMDRDTDYVTALCSQVVYEGLVDDTFRIKCGSVDFGPDVTSSDKSIKVLLNSQDKVFSQIRNEHFSSVFGFLSQKSRSLQAQYDRRRGMDIKQMKDFVSQELKGLKQEHRLLSLHIGACESIMKKKTKQDFQETIKAEHSLLEGFDIRESTSFIEEHIDRQVSPVESLRLMCLLSITENGLIPKDYRSLKTQYLQSYGPEHLLTFHNLKRIGLLTEQSAGETLTAVESKVSKLVTDRAAGKITDAFNSLARKSNFRAISKKLGLIPRLDGEYDLKMPRDMAYVFGGSYVPLSCKIIEQVLERRGWQGLEEVVRLLNGNEFSVSDSAAEDNPAWESQRVVLAVFLGGCTFSEIAALRFLGKERGCKFIFLTTAITNSARMMEAMIEAKA, from the exons ATGGCGCTCGCCGGGCGGCGCGACGCGCCCGAGCCGCCGGACTTCGGGATCCTGAAGCGGCTGGCGCGAGACCAGCTCGTCtacctgctggagcag CTCCCCGGGAAGAAGGACCTGTTCATCGAGGCCGACCTGATGAGCCCCCTGGACCGCATCGCCAACGTGTCCATCCTGAAG CACGACGTGGACAAGCTGTACAAGGTGGAGAGCCGGCCGGGCCCCGGCGCCAGCGACCA GTTCTGCTTCCTGGTGCGGCCGCGGGTCCGGACCATGAGGTTCATCGCCG ATATTGTCAACGCTGACAAGATGTCGGGGAGGAGCAGGAAGTACAAAATCATCTTCAGCCCCCAGAAG tTCTATGCTTGCGAGATGGTGCTGGAGGAAGAAGGGGTCTTTGGTG ATGTCACCTGCGATGAATGGTCCTTCTACCTGCTGCCCCTGGATGAAGACATCATCAGCATGGAGCTGCCCGAGTTCTTCCGCGACTACTTTCTG GAGGGAGATCACCGTTGGATCAACCCCGTCGCCAGAGCCCTGCAGTTGCTGAGCTCCCTTTACGGCCCCTTTGGGAGGACCTACGGCATCGGCCGCTGTGCCAAG ATGAGCTACGAGCTGTGGCGGGACTTGGAGGAAGAGAGCGAGAGCGAAGGCCAGGGCAGGAAGCCTGAGATTGGACACGTCTTCCTCATGGACAGAG ACACCGACTACGTGACAGCGCTCTGCTCACAAGTGGTCTACGAGGGGCTCGTGGACGACACCTTCCGCATCAAGTGTG GCAGTGTGGATTTTGGGCCAGATGTCACCTCTTCCGACAAGAGTATTAAAGTGCTGCTCAATTCCCAGGACAAA GTGTTCAGCCAGATTCGGAACGAGCACTTCTCCAGCGTGTTTGGCTTCCTGAGCCAGAAGTCGCGGAGCCTGCAGGCACAGTACGAC CGGCGCCGGGGCATGGACATCAAGCAGATGAAGGACTTCGtgtcccaggagctgaaggGACTGAAGCAGGAGCATCGCCTGCTGAGCCTGC ATATCGGTGCCTGTGAGTCgatcatgaaaaagaaaaccaagcaggACTTCCAAGAGACCATCAAGGCTGAACACT cactgctggagggCTTTGACATCCGTGAGAGCACCAGCTTCATCGAAGAGCACATTGACCGGCAG GTGTCCCCCGTCGAGAGCCTGCGCCTCATGTGCCTCCTGTCCATCACAGAAAATG GGCTCATCCCCAAGGACTACCGCTCCCTGAAAACCCAGTACCTGCAG AGCTACGGGCCCGAGCACCTGCTGACCTTCCACAACCTCAAGCGCATCGGGCTGCTGACCGAGCAGTCAGCTGGGGAGACCCTGACAGCCGTGGAGAGCAAAGTCAGCAAGCTGGTGACAGACCGTGCTGCGG GAAAGATCACAGATGCATTCAATTCTTTGGCCAGGAAGAGTAATTTCCGAGCCATAAGCAAGAAGCTGGGGTTG ATCCCTCGGCTGGATGGTGAGTATGACCTCAAAATGCCTCGGGACATGGCGTACGTTTTTGGCGGGTCCTACGTGCCCCTGAGCTGCAAGATCATCGAGCAG GTGCTGGAGCGCCGCGGctggcagggcctggaggaggtCGTGCGGCTGCTCAACGGCAACGAGTTCTCTGTCTCAG ACAGCGCTGCGGAGGACAACCCCGCCTGGGAGTCCCAGCGTGTTGTCCTCGCCGTCTTCCTGGGGGGCTGCACCTTCTCTGAAATTGCGGCCCTGCGCTTCCTGGGCAAGGAGAGAG GGTGCAAGTTCATCTTCCTGACCACGGCCATCACCAACAGCGCCCGCATGATGGAGGCCATGATCGAGGCCAAGGCCTGA